One stretch of Emys orbicularis isolate rEmyOrb1 chromosome 7, rEmyOrb1.hap1, whole genome shotgun sequence DNA includes these proteins:
- the AMIGO3 gene encoding amphoterin-induced protein 3 yields the protein MMNAQALAHTLWKCLGKLLVILELSVQGNFLNTSAIPRRCPLVCICTSDLLSCAKQGLQQVPVALPPTATTLDLSHNALFQLHNHWLAALPRLQALRISHNRIMDLLPQAFHNATDLRHLDMSSNYLHAIEKHYFEALVRLEELLLYNNWIVQVDEQAFLRLSSLQKVYLSWNNLTQFPFSSMQGLSHPNLTTLDLSTNNLNRIPIEEVTALPVYIRNGLYLHNNPVKCDCSLYQMFKQWQQRHLSSVQDFLEEHTCMAFDNTARSLVRFLKYNKIFENCSLSQGSPGTSDVHATVLVGETLLINCNTSTHDTSATYIWLSPRHEPIMHPGNGNRTLEVYHNGSLKIIAAKPWHSGVYVCMAIGKHHQLNKTHEVNVTIHYPMLDGESFSTGLTTLLGCIVSLVLVLMYLYLTPCHCFQCCKKAAAPSPPQECSAQSSILSTTPPAPDGPRRKISTSKHVVFLEPIKEVHNGKIRLAANKDVTDTKNPNLLQLKSDSESVSSIFSDTPIMS from the coding sequence ATGATGAACGCACAGGCATTGGCCCACACTCTCTGGAAATGCCTGGGAAAGCTGCTGGTGATCCTAGAGCTGTCTGTTCAAGGCAACTTCTTAAACACATCGGCCATCCCCCGCAGATGCCCCCTTGTCTGCATATGTACCTCGGACCTTCTGAGCTGTGCCAAGCAAGGTCTCCAGCAGGTGCCAGTTGCACTTCCTCCCACAGCTACCACCTTGGATCTCAGCCACAACGCCCTCTTCCAGCTTCACAACCATTGGCTGGCAGCCCTACCACGCCTCCAGGCCCTCCGCATCAGTCACAATCGCATCATGGACCTCTTGCCTCAGGCGTTCCACAATGCCACAGACTTGAGACACCTGGACATGTCCTCCAATTACCTGCATGCCATCGAGAAGCACTACTTTGAAGCGCTGGTGCGCCTCGAGGAGCTCCTGCTCTACAACAACTGGATTGTACAGGTAGATGAACAAGCCTTCCTCAGGCTAAGCAGCTTGCAGAAGGTCTACCTAAGTTGGAATAACCTAACCCAATTCCCCTTCAGCTCCATGCAGGGGCTTAGCCACCCTAACCTAACGACCCTGGACCTCTCCACCAATAACCTGAACAGAATCCCCATCGAGGAGGTCACAGCCTTGCCTGTGTACATCAGAAATGGCTTGTACCTGCACAACAATCCAGTAAAGTGTGATTGCTCGCTCTACCAGATGTTCAAGCAGTGGCAGCAGCGGCAcctcagctcagtgcaggatTTCCTAGAGGAACACACATGTATGGCGTTTGACAACACAGCACGATCCTTAGTCAGGTTCCTCAAGTACAACAAGATCTTTGAGAATTGCTCCCTGAGCCAGGGCTCACCTGGCACCTCAGATGTGCATGCCACAGTGCTCGTAGGAGAGACTCTGCTAATCAACTGCAACACGAGCACGCACGACACATCTGCCACCTACATATGGCTCTCGCCCCGCCACGAGCCCATCATGCACCCTGGAAATGGCAATCGCACACTTGAAGTTTACCACAATGGGAGCCTGAAGATCATCGCAGCCAAGCCTTGGCACTCtggggtgtatgtgtgcatgGCTATTGGCAAGCACCACCAGCTCAACAAGACGCACGAGGTCAACGTGACCATCCACTACCCCATGCTGGATGGGGAGTCCTTCAGCACCGGCCTCACAACCCTCCTCGGGTGCATAGTGAGCCTCGTGCTAGTCCTCATGTACTTGTACCTCACTCCGTGCCACTGCTTCCAGTGCTGCAAGAAAGCCGCTGCTCCTAGCCCTCCCCAGGAATGCAGCGCTCAATCCTCCATTCTGAGtaccacccccccagccccagatggGCCCAGACGGAAGATCAGCACCAGCAAGCACGTGGTGTTCCTTGAGCCCATCAAGGAAGTGCACAATGGTAAGATCAGGCTGGCTGCCAACAAGGACGTCACTGACACCAAGAATCCCAACCTCCTGCAGCTCAAGTCAGACTCAGAATCCGTTAGTTCCATCTTTTCAGACACTCCCATCATGTCCTAG